Sequence from the Corallococcus sp. EGB genome:
TGGCGGCGGTGAAGGCGCTGGTGGACGGCCGCGAGGCCCTGCTCAAGCTGGGCGTGGACGTGGAGCCCTTTGGCGGCACCGCGCTGGCCCTCAAGTCGGTGCCGCCGGGCCTGGAGGGCGTGGACCCCCGCGCGCTCCTGGAGGCCCTGTCACGCGCGCTGCCTCCCCGCAGCGCGCCGCTGGACGTGACGAGCCTCGCGGAGGCCGTGCGCGTGATGGCCTGTCACGCGGCCCGCCGCGCGTCCTCGGCGCCGCTCACCGACGCGCAGCTGCGCGCGCTGCTGGGCGAGCTGGACCGCGCGGACTTCACCCCCGCGTGCACGCACGGCACGGTGGTGGTGCTGGAGATGCCGCTCCTGGAGCTGGAGCGGCGCGCCCGCTGACGGCTCAGGCCTTGGCCTTGGCCTGCGCTTCCGACTGCGCGCGCAGCGCCTCCTCCTTCGCGCGGTGCTCGCCCGTGGGGTCGCTGGGCGCGAAGTCCTCCACGGAGAACACCTGGCGCACCTCCACCTGGCCGTCCTTGAAGGGGAGGCGGCGGGCCCAGGCGATGGCCTCCTCGCGCGACTTCACCTCGATGATCCAGAAGCCGGCGACCAGCTCCTTCGTCTCCGTGAAGGGCCCATCCGTCACCGTGGCGCCCTTGGCGGAGAACGTCACGCGCGCCCCCTTGGCGCTGGGGTGCAGCCCCTCGCCCGCGAGCAGGATGCCGGCCTTCACCAGCTCCTCGTTGTACCTGCCCATCTCCCCCAGCTCCTCCGAAGAGGGGAGGCGACCGGCCTCACTGTCCTGCGAGGCCTTGACGATCATCATGAAGCGCATGGGTGTATCTCCGGGTGCGTCGGGTTTGGAAATTCGGGGCGGAATGCCGATTCCAAAAGGGCGACGAATGGTAGTGCGCGAAATCGACACGGAGACGAACGCTCCGGAAAATTGACGCGGGAGGGTCCCCGGCTACGGTGTGCGACACGCCTGTAGCACCGGGCCGTCCATGCCCGGGCCAGCAGAAAGCCCCGGGTTCCGCGCCTTGATGCTCCGTCGTCTGCCGCTCGTCCTCGCCCTCGTCGCCGCGCCCACCCTCGCCCTTGCCCAGGAGTACGGCGACACCGGCGGAGACCAGGCCCCCACCAACCTGGACGGCGTGGGCCGCATCACCTTCCAGGCAGGCTACCGGCTCACCTCCAACGCCACGCTGTATGACGCCTGGTATGGCGCCAAGGGCCCGGGCAGTGGCCTGGAGCGCTCGGTCGAGTCGTCGGGCGCGCCCGTGGGCGCGGCCACGTTCGCGTACGCGATGTCGGACCTGGTGGAGGTGGGCATCGATCTGTTCGGCACCGCGCAGAACCTGCGCCTGACCGAGCCCCTGGGCGACGGCAGCACCGTGTCCCGCAAGGTCAGCACCGTGGCGTACGGCCTGCTCATCGGCCTGCGCTTCCAGGGCGTGCTCGACGTGGGTCCCCACGGGCTGGTGCCCTTCGCGGGCGTGCTCACGGGGCCCGCGGTCGTCTCCTCGACGCGCGAGGGCTCGTCCATCCAGGAGAAGGTCTCCCAGGCCTGGGTGGGCTCGCTCGGCACCACGCTCCGCCTGTCCGCGCACTGGGGCATCACCGCCGAGTACCGCTTCATGTTCATGCGCGGCCCCGTGGAGTCTCCGGACGCGGCGAAGTGGGGCGGGCCCTTCAGCTTCAGCAGCGGCGGCAACTGGTTCGCGCTCGGTGTCACCTACGCGTTCCCGCCGGATCCGTCGCGGCCGTTGTCCTCGTTCTAGGCTCGCGGAAAGTTCCAACGCGAAAGCAGGCGACCGCGCGCGAGGCAGGCACGCCGGGGAATGGTGGGCACCAAGAGCCCTGTTGGGGAGCGGAAAAAGAACCCGCCCCTCATCCCGGAGAGTCCCCTAGCATGCGTGAGTCGGCCGAAGTCATTTCCGGTCCCAGGAAGATGTCCATGCCCCCCTCTGAACAGCCGAAGACCGACGTCGAGAAGGAGCTCTCCGAGCTCCGCCGCGAGGTCATCGAGTCACGCAACCTCGTCATCAAGACGGACAACCTGCTGAAGAACCTCCACGCGGAGGTGAAGGCGGTGGGCAAGCGCCACGAGGACTTCCAGAAGCGGCAGTGGCTCTCCTCGGCCGTGGCCTACGCGCTCTTCGCGGTGCTGACGGTCGGTGGCGCGGTGCTGGTGAACAGCGCGCGCAGCTCCAGCAACACCAATGAGCGCGAGCGGCTGGAGAAGCAGGTGGCGGACCTCTCCTCGCAGCTGGAGAAGCAGCGCGCGGACAGCACCGCGCACCTGACGGCCCAGCGCGCCGCGAACGAGGTCTACAAGATGATGACCACGCTGCCGGGTGACGAGCGCCTCAAGGGCATCGACGCGCTGGTGAAGCTGGACACGTCGAAGCTGTCCTCGCTGGAGCGCCAGGCGCTCAACGACCGCGCCGCCATCCTGCGCCGCGAGACGGGCGACGCTGCCCTGGAGCGCGGGAAGATCGCCTTCCGCAAGAACGAGATGCCCGCCGTGGTGGAGAACCTGTCGCGCTTCCTGGCCATGAACCCGCAGGAGTCGGACGCGCTGGACGCGTCCTTCTTCCTGGGCACCGCCTACAACCAGCTGCGTCAGCACGAAAAGGCCGTGCCGCTGCTGGCCCGCTTCGTGGAAGGCGACAAGAAGTCCAAGACGCGTGACTACGCCATGCTGCTGCTCGCCCAGTCGTACCAGGAGACGGGCGCGTTCGATAAGGCGGCGGACACGGTGCGCGACGCGCTGGCCACGTACCCGGCCACCCAGTACCTGTCGCAGTTCCGCGGCCGTCTGAACTCCGCCAAGCGCGCCGCCGCTGGTGGCACCGAGGCCGCCGCGGTGCCCGCCGCCGCTCCGGCCGCCGCGCCCCAGGCCGCTCCGGCCGTGCAGGCGGCCCCCGTCGCGGGCCAGTAGGCCCCAGGCGGTCCGCCCCTCCGGAGGCGGGATTTGCGCTTCCGGACGGAGTTCAAGGGAAGGATTGCCACCCGGGGTCCAGGGTCGTAAGACCTGGACCCCGTGTCCGTTTCCGACTCGCCGAAAGACCCTCGCTTCCGCCGCTATCGTGGCGCCGCGTACGCGGTCCACATCACGCTGGCCTCGCTGGTGTCGGTGTGGCTCATCTGGAACGTGGGGCGCTCCGTCGCGGCGATGACACCCGGGCGGCCCCCGGAGGTGATGCCGCCGCTCACCGTGCGTGAGTGCCTGGACGCCGCGGACGCGCACTGGAAGGACCTGGAGTCCGAGCGCGAGAAGCTGGTGCACGTGCTGCCCGCGCGCAAGGTCGACCAGGAATGGATGCGCTTCCGCACGGACTGGCTGACGCGCGTGCGCAAGTCCGAATCCGAGTGCGCCCTGGAGTCGCGCGACCCCGCGCGCGTGGAGCTGCGCTCCGTCTACCGCCACCTCACGCGGGTGCAGGACCTCTACACCATCCACGCGGTGCAGTACGCGGGCGAGGTGGGCGGCGCGGTGGACGCGCTGCACGCCGCCTTCGACACCGCGCGCCGCAAGGACAGCGGCCGCTAGGACGCGCTTCCTTCAGCGCGTGGGCAGCACGGTGGAGTAGCGCCCCGTGCTGTCGGACACCGTCTGCGCGAGCAGCAGCGACGCCGGCCGTCCCGCCACCGTCACCACGCGGAAGAAGCGCACGGACGCGTTCGCCCCGATTCCGCCCGGCGCCAGCACCGGGTCCGGGGGGAGGGTGATGCGGCCGCTCAGCGAACGGCCCCGCGACAGCGTGAACGCGGCCAGCGTCATCACGTCCGACCCGAAGCCGCCGGGCGGCACGGTGACGAAGCGGCTGACGCGCGGCAGGTTCTCCCCGGGCAGGAAGTCCAGCCGGTACTCGCCCGGGTCCAGGGCCAGGGAGAAGTTGCCCTCGCTGTCGGTGGTGAAGGGCGACTCGAAGCCCAGCGGCGGCTGGGGCCAGCCGGTGAGGGCGCCCACGGGCTCCGCCACCACGCGCACGCCCGACGCGGGGCCCGTGCCCTCCGGGTTCTTCACGTTGCCCAGCACCGTCATGCGCGCGGGGCACGTCACGTCCGGCAGCGCCGTGTCCACCGCCGCCACCGCCACCGGCTGGAGCGTCAGGCGCGAGGGCGAGCCCGGCGGCGGGGAGATGACCAGCGTGAGCGGGGCCTCCGTGACGCCGGGCAGTGACTGGAGCTGGTAGCGCCCCTGCGCGTCCGTCATCACCGGCGCGCCCTTGAACGTGCCGCCGCCGGCCACGCGGCCCTGCAGCGATACGCGCGCGCCCGCCATGGGCGTCTGGCCGTCCGTCTCCAGCACGCGGCCCTCCACCTTCACGGCCGCGCCGGGGTCGCCCAGCTCCAGCACGAGCGGCCGGGTGGCGGACGGCTCCACCACGAAGGTCTTCCAGGGCACCAGGTCCTCGGCGTTCACGGGTGTCGCGCGCAACAGCACCGTGGCGCGCTTCGCGTCCTCGTCGGCGAGCACCAGCTGGAAGGCTCCGGTGCCGCGGGTCACGTGGACGCGCTGGGACAGCGGGCGCAGCGACTCATCCAGCGCCTGCACCTCCATGTCCGCGTCCACCCGCATCGTGCCCTGGAGCACCAGCGTCCCGTTCAGCTTCA
This genomic interval carries:
- a CDS encoding YciI family protein, with the protein product MRFMMIVKASQDSEAGRLPSSEELGEMGRYNEELVKAGILLAGEGLHPSAKGARVTFSAKGATVTDGPFTETKELVAGFWIIEVKSREEAIAWARRLPFKDGQVEVRQVFSVEDFAPSDPTGEHRAKEEALRAQSEAQAKAKA
- a CDS encoding tol-pal system YbgF family protein, whose protein sequence is MPPSEQPKTDVEKELSELRREVIESRNLVIKTDNLLKNLHAEVKAVGKRHEDFQKRQWLSSAVAYALFAVLTVGGAVLVNSARSSSNTNERERLEKQVADLSSQLEKQRADSTAHLTAQRAANEVYKMMTTLPGDERLKGIDALVKLDTSKLSSLERQALNDRAAILRRETGDAALERGKIAFRKNEMPAVVENLSRFLAMNPQESDALDASFFLGTAYNQLRQHEKAVPLLARFVEGDKKSKTRDYAMLLLAQSYQETGAFDKAADTVRDALATYPATQYLSQFRGRLNSAKRAAAGGTEAAAVPAAAPAAAPQAAPAVQAAPVAGQ
- a CDS encoding carboxypeptidase regulatory-like domain-containing protein, which codes for MRRALRALALALGLTGAGCAFLKDEPPPEQLVCRSDAECAAGQVCFVDGCGDPGGDIVVEVQALPKAGLFAQDFPVDRLRPEQNLELFSPVRLRGTVTRGTTIAPDGGTEPLPYRAPIHLLATGESRLIPGVARRYEATLDPLDGAWALPVGSGDYTVTLTPKDTALPPLSRTASVAPATGGTVAFDLPTASHVVKLNGTLVLQGTMRVDADMEVQALDESLRPLSQRVHVTRGTGAFQLVLADEDAKRATVLLRATPVNAEDLVPWKTFVVEPSATRPLVLELGDPGAAVKVEGRVLETDGQTPMAGARVSLQGRVAGGGTFKGAPVMTDAQGRYQLQSLPGVTEAPLTLVISPPPGSPSRLTLQPVAVAAVDTALPDVTCPARMTVLGNVKNPEGTGPASGVRVVAEPVGALTGWPQPPLGFESPFTTDSEGNFSLALDPGEYRLDFLPGENLPRVSRFVTVPPGGFGSDVMTLAAFTLSRGRSLSGRITLPPDPVLAPGGIGANASVRFFRVVTVAGRPASLLLAQTVSDSTGRYSTVLPTR